In Campylobacter sp. VBCF_01 NA2, one DNA window encodes the following:
- a CDS encoding Crp/Fnr family transcriptional regulator, with protein MGTRTTGVFEGEELSFFGKEDLDKFRRISYQKGSMIYAQKKLFMIILKGEGKLNTYHESGREYVLSYFGAGSFVLVDTFSSFEITKDAEILEANLSTVIDLFEFNQDFAIYLFNSFLKNMTMQKNVIKELVFDSVETRTYKFLLQISQEGVAHVNGGVSEIASFVGAPRQNVSVAVNKLIKNKKIQKLDHQNFKILP; from the coding sequence ATGGGGACTAGGACGACAGGGGTTTTTGAGGGCGAGGAGTTATCGTTTTTCGGCAAAGAGGATTTGGATAAATTCAGACGCATTTCCTATCAAAAAGGCTCGATGATTTACGCTCAAAAAAAGCTTTTTATGATAATCCTAAAAGGCGAGGGCAAGCTAAATACCTACCACGAAAGCGGCAGGGAGTATGTGCTAAGCTACTTTGGGGCGGGTTCTTTCGTGCTAGTCGATACCTTTTCGTCATTTGAAATCACAAAAGACGCTGAAATTTTAGAGGCAAATTTATCCACCGTGATTGATCTGTTTGAGTTCAACCAAGACTTTGCGATTTATCTTTTTAACTCGTTTTTGAAAAATATGACAATGCAAAAAAATGTGATAAAAGAGCTGGTTTTTGATAGCGTCGAAACCCGCACATATAAATTTTTGCTCCAAATCTCACAAGAGGGCGTCGCGCATGTAAATGGCGGTGTCAGCGAAATCGCAAGCTTCGTCGGAGCCCCGCGCCAAAATGTCTCCGTGGCTGTAAATAAGCTAATCAAAAATAAAAAAATCCAAAAATTAGATCATCAAAATTTTAAAATTTTGCCCTAA
- a CDS encoding cytochrome C, protein MKILNLALCLGLLTCAANALSVGDSAYSVAVKNISLSADLSESVGRLMPTNEIKIIEADDKKVKFSLEGYQSAKAQNIIYFTPKARIISVAFSKQAKFDAEVLENLGEYNKVKITAYTSPDALETDLKAIFSTAKKNHEENCGTCHPLHRGETQVANRWPALIKSMQSRTPLTQDEIWVITQYLQKHSKDINVD, encoded by the coding sequence TTGAAAATTCTAAATTTAGCTCTTTGCTTAGGTCTTTTAACCTGCGCCGCAAACGCCCTTAGCGTGGGCGATAGCGCGTATAGCGTAGCTGTTAAAAATATCAGCCTAAGTGCAGATTTAAGCGAAAGTGTCGGAAGATTAATGCCGACAAATGAGATCAAAATCATCGAAGCAGATGATAAAAAGGTCAAATTTAGCCTTGAAGGCTACCAAAGCGCAAAGGCGCAAAATATCATTTATTTTACCCCTAAGGCGAGAATTATCTCGGTTGCTTTTTCAAAACAGGCGAAATTCGACGCTGAGGTTTTGGAGAATTTAGGCGAGTATAACAAGGTAAAAATCACAGCCTATACTTCACCAGACGCGCTAGAAACGGATTTGAAAGCGATTTTTAGCACAGCGAAGAAAAACCACGAAGAAAACTGCGGCACCTGCCACCCGCTTCACAGAGGCGAAACTCAGGTCGCAAATAGATGGCCTGCGCTGATTAAATCAATGCAATCACGCACGCCATTAACCCAAGATGAAATTTGGGTTATCACTCAGTATTTACAAAAACATTCAAAAGACATTAATGTCGATTAA
- a CDS encoding molybdopterin guanine dinucleotide-containing S/N-oxide reductase, which yields MKRRSFLKGSVALGAASAIPNFALGAEANTALVKNGEVLTAAHWGILKATVKDGKIVKSQAWKKTSNVPNPLQTAMDDLVYKARIKAPMVRKSYLENPDSPKPELRGKDEWVEVPYEEAIKLVARELKKTREQKGMNSICAGSYAWQSSGALGMARTLLHRFMNMTGGFVGVTGDFSTGAAQVILPHVVGSSQVYEQQTVWPVVLENSKVVVLWGMNPIGTLRLSFTVSDEGSFKYFEKLRDSGKEIIIIDPLKTITTKFFEGKATHIRPTPNTDVAMMLAMANHLLKSGKYDKEFLSTYTVGFDKFEQYLLGKEDGVEKTPEWAEKICGIEAKVIKELAEKFFDNRTMIMAGWGMQRAHHGEQVHWMIVTLASMLGQIGLPGGGFGFSYHYANGGTPSCVGGVIKTINAGSVGVIKDGKYMGPANADGAKENAAQSWLSNTALMSYPVARNADALLNPGATLDDNGNKITYPDMDFIYWVGGNPLTQQQDTNKNVKAWRKPRTIVVNEIYWTPTAKMADIVFPVTSSYERNDISMTGDYTNMHIVPQKQVVEKQFGAKDDYQVFVDLCKAYADGLAEAYTEGGKTEMDWIKEFYETAANQVNANEALGIKMPSFEEWWNKNEPTEFFPTMESESYVTFADFREDPILNALGTPSGLIEIYSETIEKMGYDDCKAHPTWFEPIEWLGMKDKPARFHMISPHPNDRLHSQQNQTKLRDSYAVAGREPIFINEEDAKELGIKGGDLVRVFNARGQILAGAVVNDDTPRNVVKLCEGAWYDPNENGLCKNGSANVLTIDIPTSKLANGNISHTCLVNIEPYKPKDGEDITLTAFMPPKGAK from the coding sequence ATGAAAAGACGAAGTTTCTTAAAAGGCAGCGTCGCTCTGGGTGCTGCTAGCGCAATTCCAAATTTTGCCCTTGGGGCAGAGGCAAATACCGCTTTGGTTAAAAACGGCGAAGTTCTCACTGCGGCGCACTGGGGAATTTTAAAAGCTACCGTAAAAGACGGCAAAATCGTAAAATCACAGGCTTGGAAAAAAACTTCAAATGTGCCAAATCCTTTGCAAACAGCCATGGACGATTTGGTTTATAAAGCAAGAATCAAAGCCCCAATGGTTCGCAAAAGCTACCTTGAAAACCCAGATAGCCCAAAACCTGAGCTTCGTGGCAAGGACGAGTGGGTCGAAGTGCCTTATGAAGAGGCTATCAAACTTGTCGCAAGAGAACTTAAAAAAACACGCGAACAAAAGGGTATGAATAGCATTTGTGCAGGAAGCTACGCTTGGCAAAGCTCAGGCGCACTTGGCATGGCAAGAACACTTCTTCATAGATTTATGAATATGACAGGTGGTTTTGTGGGCGTTACCGGGGATTTTTCAACCGGAGCTGCGCAAGTGATTTTACCGCATGTCGTGGGATCTAGCCAAGTCTATGAGCAACAAACCGTTTGGCCTGTGGTTTTAGAAAACTCAAAAGTCGTTGTGCTTTGGGGTATGAATCCAATCGGCACTTTGCGTTTGTCATTTACGGTTTCTGATGAAGGCTCGTTTAAATATTTTGAAAAATTGCGCGATAGCGGTAAAGAAATCATTATAATTGACCCGCTCAAAACAATCACAACTAAATTTTTCGAAGGCAAAGCTACTCATATCAGACCTACTCCAAATACCGATGTCGCGATGATGTTAGCTATGGCAAATCACCTACTAAAATCAGGTAAATATGATAAAGAATTTTTAAGCACTTACACCGTTGGCTTTGATAAATTTGAGCAGTATTTACTAGGCAAAGAAGACGGCGTAGAAAAAACACCTGAGTGGGCAGAGAAAATTTGCGGAATCGAAGCAAAAGTTATAAAAGAATTAGCCGAAAAATTCTTTGATAATCGCACTATGATTATGGCTGGTTGGGGTATGCAAAGAGCGCACCACGGCGAACAAGTGCATTGGATGATAGTAACTCTTGCTAGTATGCTTGGTCAAATCGGGCTTCCTGGTGGTGGATTTGGTTTTAGCTACCACTATGCAAACGGCGGAACTCCAAGTTGCGTTGGTGGCGTGATTAAAACAATCAACGCAGGAAGCGTAGGCGTTATCAAAGACGGCAAATATATGGGTCCTGCTAATGCTGATGGGGCAAAAGAAAATGCAGCGCAATCTTGGCTATCTAATACTGCTTTGATGTCATATCCTGTCGCAAGAAACGCGGACGCTTTGCTAAATCCGGGTGCCACACTTGATGATAACGGAAATAAAATCACATATCCTGATATGGATTTTATCTACTGGGTCGGCGGAAATCCGCTCACACAACAACAAGACACAAACAAAAATGTCAAGGCTTGGCGAAAACCACGAACTATCGTCGTAAATGAAATTTACTGGACACCGACAGCAAAAATGGCTGACATCGTTTTCCCTGTAACTAGTTCTTATGAAAGAAACGATATTTCTATGACAGGGGACTATACAAATATGCATATCGTCCCACAAAAACAGGTCGTAGAAAAACAATTTGGCGCAAAAGATGATTATCAAGTTTTCGTTGATTTGTGTAAAGCTTATGCGGACGGACTTGCAGAAGCCTACACAGAAGGCGGCAAAACCGAAATGGACTGGATAAAAGAGTTCTATGAAACAGCGGCAAATCAAGTAAATGCAAACGAAGCTTTGGGAATAAAAATGCCAAGTTTTGAAGAGTGGTGGAACAAAAACGAACCGACTGAATTTTTCCCTACAATGGAGAGCGAAAGCTATGTAACTTTTGCAGATTTTAGAGAAGATCCGATTTTAAATGCACTTGGCACACCAAGCGGACTAATCGAAATTTACTCTGAAACTATCGAAAAAATGGGCTATGATGACTGCAAGGCTCACCCGACATGGTTTGAGCCAATCGAGTGGCTAGGTATGAAGGATAAACCAGCCAGATTCCACATGATAAGCCCACACCCAAATGATCGCTTACACTCACAACAAAACCAAACTAAGCTAAGAGATAGCTATGCAGTAGCTGGAAGAGAGCCGATTTTCATCAACGAAGAAGACGCAAAAGAGCTAGGTATAAAGGGCGGCGATTTGGTAAGAGTTTTCAACGCTAGGGGTCAAATTTTAGCAGGTGCGGTTGTAAATGATGACACGCCAAGAAATGTCGTAAAACTATGCGAAGGTGCTTGGTATGATCCAAACGAAAACGGACTTTGCAAAAACGGCTCGGCAAATGTGCTTACTATCGATATTCCGACAAGCAAACTAGCTAACGGAAATATCTCTCACACTTGCCTTGTAAATATCGAGCCTTATAAACCAAAAGACGGCGAAGACATTACGCTAACTGCGTTTATGCCGCCAAAAGGCGCGAAATAA
- a CDS encoding peptidoglycan-binding domain-containing protein — MAYYDMWGNRYEKVSSGGGILGLLLIVGFIWLVSGDNTPSNTPTDNKVIKSINLSNREKTMQIQRILIKNGYKLKADGVFGKKTISAAKKFTGLNSADLNTLYIAVKNKADGKKN; from the coding sequence ATGGCTTATTATGACATGTGGGGAAATCGGTATGAAAAAGTTAGCAGTGGTGGAGGCATTCTTGGATTACTTCTCATAGTTGGTTTTATATGGCTTGTTTCAGGCGATAACACACCCTCTAATACACCGACAGATAACAAGGTTATCAAAAGTATAAATCTAAGCAATAGAGAAAAAACCATGCAAATCCAGCGAATTCTTATCAAAAACGGCTATAAACTCAAAGCCGATGGCGTTTTTGGGAAAAAGACAATCAGCGCTGCAAAGAAATTTACAGGGCTAAATTCTGCGGATTTAAACACACTTTATATTGCTGTTAAAAATAAAGCAGACGGCAAAAAGAATTAA